In Phycisphaerae bacterium, the DNA window GGCGTTGTTACGCAGATTGCGGCTCAGGCCGACGCTGTTCCTGACGAGCGGAAAGCGTTTCTGGGCCTCGCCAGGAGTCTCCGCCGGGAACGCCTCGTCACTGGCGATGACGAGGCCGCTCAACACAAGCCTGACCCCCGTTCGGGCTGTGGTAGGCAGGAATCTCAGCCGCTGCTCGACTTTGTCGCCCGAGGTATCCGAACGCTCCAACTTGAGTTCATCGCTGGCCACGACGTTTCCCTGGCCGTCCTCCTCGCGAATGGTACAGTCGAGAACGACGACACCGTGATAGCGAAGACGCAGTTGCCCCTGCCCTGCGTCCCACTCGACCGCCGCGGGAGCGTTGGGTGGCGGAGTGACCTCGACAGCGGTCACCGTCCCGGCCAGCACGGCCACAAGGCCGGCCGCACAAGCCAATCGCACTGCGGCAAACCGGGGCATCGACCCGACTGATGCGACGTCTGTTCCTATCGGCATGGGGCACCTTTCAGCGTATGCATCTCCCCCCGAAAGGCACTGGGGCCGGGCACGTACCACGTTCCGGTGTCGCGGGACCGCCAGGCGCAGCAGTGGCGGCGACGAAAGACCTGCCAGGCAGGAAGACGCACGGCGCCCAAAGGCTCAAGTCGGCAATCGACGTGTGGACAGGAATGTTCATTCAGGCCGGGCCTCCGTCGCCTTTCCCGGGTTTTCCACACTTGCGCTCAGGCCGCTGTAGACGATCTTGATCAACCGGTCGGCCAGGTCATGGGTATTGGGGACCTGCTGGCGGGCGACGATCTGAATCAGCCGTTCGCCGGGGACGATCCGGAAATCGGTGCTGGCGTAGCCGCCCCACGAATACTGCACCGCCTTGCGTTGGTTGCCGTCGGATCCCAGCGCCACTTCGTCGATGCCGAAACCGAGGCCGAACTGGAAGGAGCCGCCGACACGCTTGAGTTGGTCGGTGAACATCATCCTGATCGTGTCGTCCTTCAGCAGTCGCCGGCCTTTGAATTGTCCGCCGTCCACCAGCATCTGGCAGAAGTTCGCATAGTCGCCCACCGTCGACACCAGGCCTCCACCGCCGGACAGGAACTCGAATCCGTCGTTGAACGGACTTGTGCGAGCCTTGTCTACAACCACGAACTTGCCGTCCCGGAGGGCATGGCAGGAAGTGAACCGGGCACGCTTCTCCTTCGGCACCGAGAAACCCGTATCCACCATCTCCAAGGGCTCGAGAACCGCCTGGCGCAGGAATTCATCCAGCGGCCGGCCGGACCAGACTTCAATCAGGCGGCCCAGCAGATCCGTGTTGAAGCCGTAAGTGAACCGCTCGCCGGGGTGATGCAAGGCAGGAACCCGAGCCAAGGCCTCCGCGGCCTTCGCGATCGTCATCCGCGGAGGGAACATCTCCAGGGGCCCCCAGTAGCGCAGCCCCTCCCGCTCGTAGGCGCCGCGGACGGCTTCCTCGTCGCCGTAGCTGTACCCGGTGCTGTGGCGCAGGACATCGCGGATTGTGATCGGACGCCTGGGCGCAACTCGCTCCTCGGTGCCGCCGGTTTTCTGGAGCACGGTGGCTTTCGAGAACACCGGGATGTAACGGGCTACCGGATCATCCAGCTTGAACCGGCCTTCTTCGTATAACCTCATCGCGGCCACTGTCACAACTGGCTTGGACATGGAGTAGAAGCGGAGGATCGAGTCGCTTCTGAGCGGCGTTTTGTCCTCGACGTCGCTGAAGCCAGCGGCCTCGGAGTAGAGAACCCGTCCGTCCTTCACCACCAGGTGCACCACGCCCGCGGCCTGACCATCATCCACCGCGCGATGCAGCGCCGCCTTAGCTCGCGACAGTGCTTCCTGGTTGATGTCCGCAGCGAGAGCATCGGCGACCGCCGCGAGCAGTAGAACGACACAGCACAGGATTCGATGACTCGACATGGATGCCTCACTCAACCTTCAGCTTCCTCATCAAATTCGTGTCATACAGCCTGGCTGAGAACTCCGCCAGCAGCGCCCGATCCTCAAGCGTGTGCACCCAGGAGACCAAGCCTCGTGATCCTCGATCTACCGCCCGTCTTGCTCTTGTCCACCATCTGGCTCCTTTTGAGTGAAACCGGTCTCGGCGGACTCGGCAACGCGGAACGGTGCCTACTTCTCGGCCTTCAGGTGCTTGTCGAACCAGGCGATCTCGAGCTTCATGACTTCGTCCAGAAGTTCCCCCGAATACACATCGTAGTGCTTCTTTCCGGGGAGCACGTGGTGCTCCGTCGGGACGCCGCTCTTCTTGAGAATTTCGTAGACCCGGCCGGAGTTCTCCTCGATCTTGAAGTAGTTCTCCAGCTTGGCGTCGATCAGCAGCGTGGGCACCTTGACTCGGTCGGCGTACTGGCCGGGACGGAACAGGGCGATGCGCTCGGGATGGGGTGTCCCCTGCAATCCGCCCGGCGAGCCACCGCCCTGAGGCACGGGGTCAACGAGCCCTCGGGCACGGTCGGACTTCTGCTTGTAGACGTCGAGCAGGCCCGCCGGGAATCGTTGGGCCCAATCATCGGGCATGGAACCGACTTGGGCCACCACGCAGACGATGCGACGGTCGTGCGCCGCCCGGTAGATCGCATGCCCGCCGCCGAAACTCGTCCCCCAGATGCCGATCCGGTCCTTGTCCACCAGCGGCTCACCGTACACATACGACACCGCGGCATCGATGTCGTGCTGTTGGTCGATCGGATCGACCAACTCGCGGACGGCCTGGGCCGTGACGGTCACTGTGCCATCCTTGCCTGGTGTGGGCATCTCTCCCCGAACCACGAGCCGGCTGTCGCTATCGCCCCAACCACGATAGTCGTAGTTGATCACCACGTAGCCAGC includes these proteins:
- a CDS encoding beta-lactamase family protein — protein: MSSHRILCCVVLLLAAVADALAADINQEALSRAKAALHRAVDDGQAAGVVHLVVKDGRVLYSEAAGFSDVEDKTPLRSDSILRFYSMSKPVVTVAAMRLYEEGRFKLDDPVARYIPVFSKATVLQKTGGTEERVAPRRPITIRDVLRHSTGYSYGDEEAVRGAYEREGLRYWGPLEMFPPRMTIAKAAEALARVPALHHPGERFTYGFNTDLLGRLIEVWSGRPLDEFLRQAVLEPLEMVDTGFSVPKEKRARFTSCHALRDGKFVVVDKARTSPFNDGFEFLSGGGGLVSTVGDYANFCQMLVDGGQFKGRRLLKDDTIRMMFTDQLKRVGGSFQFGLGFGIDEVALGSDGNQRKAVQYSWGGYASTDFRIVPGERLIQIVARQQVPNTHDLADRLIKIVYSGLSASVENPGKATEARPE